One Halomonas sp. M4R1S46 genomic window carries:
- a CDS encoding PhzF family phenazine biosynthesis protein produces MKAKLVNVFSAERFGGNGLTIFPEADGLSTGEMQALTREAGQFESIFVWREGDTFAARIFTMEEELDFAGHPLLGLAYYLHQTYGDRDRHAWRVRLNRRTAALTSAWRDGRFTATLAQGRPAFLRTLTRDEAGEVYAALGLGAGGRRNYPAEVVSTGLPYLVLPVAGGLERIAFQVADLSPLLASHGAKFVYVLDINGREGRSWDNAGRVEDVATGSAAGPAAAYLHKHGLALGRTLTITQGRFVGRPSRIEAELVIEGMELADVRVSGEVVEVADLAFAA; encoded by the coding sequence ATGAAAGCCAAGCTGGTGAATGTGTTCAGCGCCGAGCGCTTCGGCGGCAACGGCCTGACGATCTTCCCCGAGGCCGATGGCCTGTCGACGGGGGAAATGCAGGCGCTGACGCGGGAGGCGGGGCAGTTCGAGTCGATCTTCGTGTGGCGGGAGGGAGACACCTTTGCGGCGAGGATCTTCACCATGGAAGAGGAACTGGACTTCGCCGGGCATCCGCTGCTGGGACTGGCCTATTACCTGCACCAGACGTACGGCGACCGAGATCGGCATGCATGGCGGGTGAGGCTGAACCGGCGCACGGCCGCGCTGACCAGCGCCTGGCGGGACGGCCGCTTCACGGCGACCCTGGCTCAGGGGCGTCCCGCCTTCCTCAGGACGCTGACGCGTGACGAAGCCGGGGAGGTCTATGCGGCGCTGGGGCTGGGTGCCGGCGGGCGACGCAACTATCCGGCCGAGGTGGTCTCCACCGGCTTGCCCTACCTGGTCCTGCCGGTCGCCGGCGGCCTGGAGCGGATCGCCTTCCAGGTGGCGGACCTGTCGCCGCTGCTCGCCTCGCACGGCGCCAAGTTCGTCTATGTCCTCGATATCAACGGCCGGGAAGGGCGGAGCTGGGACAATGCCGGCCGGGTCGAGGATGTGGCCACGGGCAGTGCCGCCGGCCCCGCGGCGGCCTATCTCCACAAGCACGGGCTCGCGCTCGGCAGGACCCTGACGATCACCCAGGGGCGCTTCGTGGGCCGGCCGAGCCGCATCGAGGCGGAGCTGGTCATCGAGGGCATGGAGCTGGCGGATGTCCGGGTCAGCGGCGAGGTCGTCGAGGTGGCCGATCTCGCCTTCGCCGCCTGA
- a CDS encoding RNA polymerase sigma factor → MQVQVSIESLYRQHAPRVLATLIRLLGDFEPAEDALHEAFAAAVSRWPAEGVPDDPVAWLIRVGHRRGIDQIRRRQTARRHAHLLAAEDTSDPADQGIADDPLRLLFTCCHPRLAMTDRVALTLREMAGLTTEQVASALLQRPASLAQRIVRAKRRLREAGIPYEVPDVRELPERLPGVLGVIYLIFNEGYSRSDGETVVDVRLAEEAIRLAEALTDLLPRGEAFGLLALMLLHDARRAARQDVRGELMPLEEQDRGLWDRAQIEAGLACLARALALSPTGPYTLQASIAAVHAQAPSAEATDWRRIVMLYEALYRRQPTPVIALNRAVAVAMRDSPEAGLALLEGLAGHKSIVNYHLYHAALADLHRRAGHFDAARQAYERALALTVQAPERRFLARRLAALDTPG, encoded by the coding sequence ATGCAGGTCCAGGTATCCATCGAGTCCCTCTATCGCCAGCACGCCCCACGCGTGCTGGCGACGCTGATTCGCCTGCTCGGCGACTTCGAGCCGGCCGAGGACGCGCTGCACGAGGCCTTCGCCGCGGCGGTGAGCCGCTGGCCGGCGGAGGGGGTGCCCGACGACCCCGTGGCCTGGCTGATCCGGGTCGGTCACCGGCGGGGCATCGACCAGATCCGCCGCCGGCAGACCGCCCGTCGGCATGCCCATCTGCTCGCGGCCGAGGACACGAGCGACCCGGCGGACCAGGGCATCGCGGACGACCCGCTGCGGCTGCTGTTCACCTGCTGCCACCCCCGGCTGGCGATGACCGATCGCGTCGCCCTGACCCTGCGCGAGATGGCCGGACTGACCACCGAACAGGTCGCCAGCGCGCTGCTGCAGCGCCCGGCCAGCCTGGCCCAGCGGATCGTGCGGGCCAAGCGGCGGCTGCGCGAGGCCGGCATCCCCTACGAGGTTCCCGACGTCCGTGAGCTGCCGGAGCGCCTGCCCGGCGTGCTCGGGGTGATCTACCTGATCTTCAACGAGGGCTATTCCCGCAGCGACGGCGAGACGGTGGTGGACGTGCGCCTGGCCGAGGAGGCCATCCGCCTGGCCGAGGCGCTGACGGACCTGCTGCCCCGGGGGGAGGCCTTCGGCCTGCTGGCGCTGATGCTGCTCCACGATGCCCGCCGCGCGGCGCGCCAGGACGTCCGGGGCGAGCTGATGCCCCTGGAGGAGCAGGACCGCGGGCTCTGGGACCGGGCCCAGATCGAGGCCGGGCTGGCCTGCCTGGCCCGCGCCCTGGCGCTGAGCCCCACCGGCCCCTACACCCTGCAGGCCTCCATCGCCGCCGTCCATGCCCAGGCCCCCAGCGCCGAGGCCACGGACTGGCGGCGCATCGTGATGCTCTACGAGGCCCTCTATCGCCGGCAGCCCACCCCGGTGATCGCCCTCAACCGGGCGGTCGCCGTGGCCATGCGCGACTCGCCGGAGGCCGGCCTGGCGCTGCTCGAGGGGCTCGCCGGGCACAAGTCGATCGTCAACTATCACCTCTACCATGCCGCCCTGGCCGACCTGCACCGGCGCGCCGGCCACTTTGATGCGGCCCGGCAGGCCTACGAGCGGGCCCTGGCGCTGACCGTTCAGGCCCCGGAGCGACGCTTCCTGGCGCGCCGCCTGGCGGCGCTGGACACGCCGGGGTGA
- a CDS encoding YciI family protein, with the protein MRYMLMRKADADTEQGILPSQALLQAMGDYNERLIRAGVFVTGDGLRPSREGCRLEFRGGEPRVIQGPFPATEELLAGYSVLEVESLEEAIEWARGWPREDGEGNVTLELRRYCTMEDFDPGAGLERHVAQQRLPRALQVHLTFPGTCREAMAFYAEVTGGHLEAVLTYGETPAAEQTPPDWHDRVIHASLNIRGHRLMGADMLGDCYRAPQGAQVFLDYAEVDQAEAVFRRLAEGGQVLMPFEATFWAQGFGMATDRFGVHWMVATPSDQCP; encoded by the coding sequence ATGCGATACATGCTGATGCGCAAGGCCGATGCGGACACCGAGCAGGGCATACTGCCCAGCCAGGCACTGCTGCAGGCCATGGGCGACTACAACGAGCGGCTGATCCGCGCCGGGGTCTTCGTCACCGGCGATGGCCTGCGCCCCAGCCGGGAGGGCTGTCGCCTCGAGTTTCGCGGCGGCGAGCCCCGGGTCATCCAGGGACCCTTCCCGGCCACCGAGGAGCTGCTGGCGGGCTACAGCGTGCTCGAGGTGGAGTCGCTCGAGGAGGCCATCGAGTGGGCCAGGGGCTGGCCCCGCGAGGACGGCGAGGGCAACGTCACCCTGGAGCTGCGGCGCTACTGCACCATGGAGGACTTCGACCCCGGCGCCGGCCTGGAGCGGCACGTCGCCCAGCAGCGCCTGCCCCGGGCACTGCAGGTGCACCTCACTTTTCCCGGCACCTGCCGGGAGGCGATGGCCTTCTACGCCGAGGTCACCGGCGGCCACCTGGAGGCGGTGCTGACCTATGGCGAGACCCCCGCCGCCGAGCAAACGCCGCCCGACTGGCACGACCGGGTCATCCACGCCTCGCTCAATATCCGCGGCCATCGGCTGATGGGCGCCGACATGCTGGGCGATTGCTACCGGGCGCCCCAGGGGGCCCAGGTATTCCTCGACTATGCGGAGGTCGATCAGGCCGAGGCGGTGTTCCGGCGGCTGGCCGAGGGCGGCCAGGTGCTGATGCCCTTCGAGGCCACCTTCTGGGCGCAGGGGTTCGGCATGGCCACCGACCGCTTCGGCGTGCACTGGATGGTGGCCACCCCGAGCGACCAGTGCCCCTGA